GACAGGAGTGTTTGTCGTACCGATTCTTTCCGAACCCCGAGCCCCGAATCCCTTGCCACTGTCCCCTGTTCCCTGTCCCCTGTTCCCGAACTTCGGTTACAAACTTCGCTCGGGGAATTGCGAACGGCGCTGCCGAGTGTGTACCAAGTGTCGGCGAATGGGAGTCGAACGGAAATCGAAGCGGCATTTGAACTGACCGACAAAAACACCTTCGGGATCACGCTCCCCAATGGTTACAACCCCGACCATTCCTTGCGCATCGATCCCCTTATTTACAGTACATACTTAGGGGGAATAAGTACTGACGACGCATTTGGAATTATTAGCGATAGATCTGGTGAAAGCGTAGTTACAGGCTCCACATTAAGTACAAATTTCCCGACAACATCTGGAGTTGGTGACACTACCTTCAATGGGGCTAGTGACTGCTTTATTACTAAACTGAACAACATTGGCTCCCAGCTTGTTTATAGCACATACATTGGCGGATGGATGACTGAGGTAGCAAGAGGAATCGCTGGCGATGGCTTCGGTGGTGTAATTATAACAGGCTATACTTCGAGTTTTGATTTTCCCGCGGATGGTTTTTTCCATAATACTGGAAATCCGTCGCAACCAGATTGTTTTGTAACAAGGTTAAATAGTACCGGTTCGCAGATGATCTACAGTATTTTTATCGGTGGATATTCACGTGATATTGGCAATCAAGTAATCCATGATGGTAGCGGCGGAGCTATCGTCGTTGGTCTTACAAGCAGTGCCGATTTTCCCGTAACACCTACTGCTTTTGATACTACTTACAATGCTGGTAACGACTGTTTTGTCATCCATATAAATAATACTACAAACATCATTTACAGCACATATCTCGGTGGATCGGGAAGCGACATTGAGGTGGAGGCGATATCCGATGGCAGTGGTGGCGTAATAATCGTTGGCGAAACCACCAGCACCAATTTCCCAACCACAACGAGTGCCTTCGATACTTCGTACAATAGCGGGCAAGGCGACGGTTTTATTACACATCTCAATACCACTGGTACGGATTTAATTTTCAGCACTTTTTTGGGGGGTTCCGACCAAGAATCGAGTTCGGGAGTTGTCATTGATGAAAATGGAAGTATTATTGTTGTTGGCGCAACTTCCAGTCCAAACTTTCCTGTGACTGTTAGCGCATTTGACACATCTTTAGGGGGAACCCGCGATAGTTACATTGCCCGTTTTAACAACGACTGTTCGCAACTGCTATGCTGCACTTTTATAGGCGGTTCAGATGTTGATGGTGCCGCAAGATTGGCAATCAGTAATAATGGTAGTATTATAATTTGCGGCGGTACTTCAAGTATGGATATTCCGATCACACCTAATGCACAATTTCCGGTTTATTTCGGTGGAGGCTGGGATATATTCTTAGCACAATTGAATGGTACACTCACTCAACTAACTTTCTGTTCCTACTTTGGTGGTTCTGGCGAAGATTACATAGGTGACATTGTAAATGACAATAATGGTGGATTTGTGGTCGCTGGATCTACAACGAGTCCAAACTTCCCTATCACACAAAACGC
This region of bacterium genomic DNA includes:
- a CDS encoding T9SS type A sorting domain-containing protein; the protein is DRSVCRTDSFRTPSPESLATVPCSLSPVPELRLQTSLGELRTALPSVYQVSANGSRTEIEAAFELTDKNTFGITLPNGYNPDHSLRIDPLIYSTYLGGISTDDAFGIISDRSGESVVTGSTLSTNFPTTSGVGDTTFNGASDCFITKLNNIGSQLVYSTYIGGWMTEVARGIAGDGFGGVIITGYTSSFDFPADGFFHNTGNPSQPDCFVTRLNSTGSQMIYSIFIGGYSRDIGNQVIHDGSGGAIVVGLTSSADFPVTPTAFDTTYNAGNDCFVIHINNTTNIIYSTYLGGSGSDIEVEAISDGSGGVIIVGETTSTNFPTTTSAFDTSYNSGQGDGFITHLNTTGTDLIFSTFLGGSDQESSSGVVIDENGSIIVVGATSSPNFPVTVSAFDTSLGGTRDSYIARFNNDCSQLLCCTFIGGSDVDGAARLAISNNGSIIICGGTSSMDIPITPNAQFPVYFGGGWDIFLAQLNGTLTQLTFCSYFGGSGEDYIGDIVNDNNGGFVVAGSTTSPNFPITQNAFDTTYDSLGGYPTDCFVTRLRFDTVDVAREIDIQPKQFSLSQNYPNPFNSSTTISYSLPKSGNVDLRLFDITGREVATLVNQKQQTGSYRVTFDGKNLSSGTYFVRMQVGEFVKTQKMVLLR